Proteins from a genomic interval of Quercus robur chromosome 9, dhQueRobu3.1, whole genome shotgun sequence:
- the LOC126699666 gene encoding F-box protein PP2-A13, translating to MGAAFSGLGAESNDGGSLPSKPSLGDLPENCISSILMYLDPPEICKLARLNRAFRGASWADFVWESKLPSNYKFLVRKILHESPENLAKKEIYARLCRSNRFDNDTKEVWLDKRSGKVSISISSKALRITGIDDRRYWNYIPTEESRFQTVAYLHQIWWVEILGELELEFPPGTYSLFFRLQLGKASKRFGRRVCNLDQVHGWDIKPVRFQLSVSNGQPAISECYLCDPGSWVHYHVGDFVIENHSIPTKIKFSMIQIDCTHIKGGLCVDSVLICPSEFRERYKKV from the exons ATGGGGGCTGCTTTCTCTGGTCTTGGAGCAGAGAGTAATGATGGAGGCTCTCTTCCATCGAAACCTAGTCTTGGTGACCTGCCAGAGAATTGTATCTCATCCATTCTTATGTACTTGGATCCACCGGAGATCTGTAAATTGGCAAGATTGAACCGTGCTTTTCGTGGCGCTTCTTGGGCTGATTTTGTGTGGGAATCAAAGTTGCCTTCAAATTATAAGTTTCTTGTTAGAAAAATTCTTCATGAAAGCCCTGAGAACTTGGCCAAGAAAGAAATTTATGCAAGACTGTGTCGATCCAATCGATTTGATAATGACACTAAg GAAGTTTGGCTGGACAAGAGGAGTGGTAAGGTTTCTATCTCAATTTCTTCAAAGGCCTTGAGGATAACGGGGATAGATGATCGAAGATACTGGAATTATATTCCAACTGAAGAATCCAG GTTTCAAACAGTTGCATATCTTCATCAAATTTGGTGGGTTGAGATACTTGGAGAATTAGAGCTGGAATTTCCACCTGGGACCTATAGCCTATTCTTTCGGCTTCAGCTAGGCAAAGCCTCTAAAAGATTTGGTCGAAGGGTCTGTAACCTTGACCAAGTTCATGGTTGGGACATTAAACCTGTTCGGTTCCAGTTATCAGTATCAAATGGTCAGCCTGCAATTTCTGAATGTTATTTATGTGATCCAGGCAGTTGGGTTCATTACCATGTGGGTGATTTTGTGATTGAGAATCATAGCATTCCCACAAAGATCAAGTTTTCAATGATCCAAATTGATTGCACACACATCAAAGGAGGTTTATGTGTGGACTCTGTGTTAATATGCCCAAGTGAATTTAGAGAAAGGTACAAAAAAGTTTAG
- the LOC126700550 gene encoding F-box protein At4g00755-like isoform X1 gives MRRMDNRGDFIQRLGLDISINILNLLDDPSDLVRACAVSRSWSQFVIENSLCKQLCLKLFPELSSVTHVIEVENLIEPVKISAGGSPEWERLKRDNRVYAFFARGLTPLIKKDCIIEPISASSTDNYPDESIQNTLEPEDRIGFRASYWSSKGESDPNVPEILTYKLVAQLCVVTEIQVQPFQAYFQFGFPIYSSKAVRFRLGYSRYPLELVDGMLIHHRWSDNDFIWMYTSPEFPVAQENELQKFKLPEAVLCIGGILQVELLGRVQKQEMDGLYYICVSHVQVVGRPLSSPFDIDTLDSSGKFTLKYNPETQLPEGEADTPSRLRTFTTRLLQLLGNGPVGNNELDEEPPVL, from the exons atgcGTAGAATGGATAATAGAGGTGACTTCATACAAAGGCTTGGGCTTGACATTTCCATAAACATTCTCAACCTGTTGGATGACCCATCTGACCTTGTCCGCGCTTGTGCTGTTTCGCGTTCTTGGAGTCAATTTG TGATTGAAAACAGTCTTTGTAAGCAGCTTTGCTTGAAATTGTTTCCTGAACTATCTAGTGTTACACATGTTATTGAAGTGGAGAACTTGATAGAACCTGTGAAAATTAGTGCTGGTGGTTCTCCAGAGTGGGAACGCCTTAAGAGGGATAATAGAGTGTATGCCTTCTTTGCCCGAGGACTTACACCTTTGATAAAAAAAGATTGCATAATAGAGCCCATTAGTGCATCAAGCACTGATAATTATCCTGATGAAAGCATACAGAATACCCTGGAACCGGAGGATAGAATTGGTTTCAGAGCTTCATACTGGTCGAGTAAAGGAGAAAGTGATCCCAACGTTCCTGAGATATTAACGTATAAGTTGGTTGCCCAATTGTGTGTTGTTACTGAAATCCAAGTTCAACCATTCCAAG CATATTTTCAGTTTGGCTTCCCTATATATTCATCTAAGGCAGTTCGATTTAGACTGGGCTATTCCAGATATCCATTGGAATTGGTCGATGGCATGTTAATTCATCACCGATGGAGTGACAACGATTTTATCTGGATGTATACTTCACCAGAGTTTCCAGTGGCTCAG GAGAACGAATTGCAAAAGTTCAAGTTACCAGAAGCTGTTCTTTGCATTGGAGGGATTTTGCAGGTCGAGCTATTGGGTCGGGTTCAGAAACAAGAAATGGATGGATTGTATTATATATG TGTCTCCCATGTTCAAGTTGTTGGACGACCACTCTCATCCCCATTTGATATTGATACGCTTGATTCTTCGGGAAAGTTCACCTTAAAATACAACCCCGAAACACAATTGCCGGAGGGAGAAGCAGATACACCTTCTCGCCTGCGTACATTCACTACAAGATTGTTGCAGCTGCTCGGGAATGGACCAGTTGGTAACAATGAATTAGACGAGGAGCCACCTGTCTTGTAG
- the LOC126700550 gene encoding F-box protein At4g00755-like isoform X2: MRRMDNRGDFIQRLGLDISINILNLLDDPSDLVRACAVSRSWSQFVIENSLCKQLCLKLFPELSSVTHVIEVENLIEPVKISAGGSPEWERLKRDNRVYAFFARGLTPLIKKDCIIEPISASSTDNYPDESIQNTLEPEDRIGFRASYWSSKGESDPNVPEILTYKLVAQLCVVTEIQVQPFQAYFQFGFPIYSSKAVRFRLGYSRYPLELVDGMLIHHRWSDNDFIWMYTSPEFPVAQENELQKFKLPEAVLCIGGILQVELLGRVQKQEMDGLYYIWSVSHCFEAPSKFGPRDMFCLSFA; encoded by the exons atgcGTAGAATGGATAATAGAGGTGACTTCATACAAAGGCTTGGGCTTGACATTTCCATAAACATTCTCAACCTGTTGGATGACCCATCTGACCTTGTCCGCGCTTGTGCTGTTTCGCGTTCTTGGAGTCAATTTG TGATTGAAAACAGTCTTTGTAAGCAGCTTTGCTTGAAATTGTTTCCTGAACTATCTAGTGTTACACATGTTATTGAAGTGGAGAACTTGATAGAACCTGTGAAAATTAGTGCTGGTGGTTCTCCAGAGTGGGAACGCCTTAAGAGGGATAATAGAGTGTATGCCTTCTTTGCCCGAGGACTTACACCTTTGATAAAAAAAGATTGCATAATAGAGCCCATTAGTGCATCAAGCACTGATAATTATCCTGATGAAAGCATACAGAATACCCTGGAACCGGAGGATAGAATTGGTTTCAGAGCTTCATACTGGTCGAGTAAAGGAGAAAGTGATCCCAACGTTCCTGAGATATTAACGTATAAGTTGGTTGCCCAATTGTGTGTTGTTACTGAAATCCAAGTTCAACCATTCCAAG CATATTTTCAGTTTGGCTTCCCTATATATTCATCTAAGGCAGTTCGATTTAGACTGGGCTATTCCAGATATCCATTGGAATTGGTCGATGGCATGTTAATTCATCACCGATGGAGTGACAACGATTTTATCTGGATGTATACTTCACCAGAGTTTCCAGTGGCTCAG GAGAACGAATTGCAAAAGTTCAAGTTACCAGAAGCTGTTCTTTGCATTGGAGGGATTTTGCAGGTCGAGCTATTGGGTCGGGTTCAGAAACAAGAAATGGATGGATTGTATTATATATGGTCAGTTTCTCACTGTTTTGAGGCTCCTTCAAAATTTGGTCCAAGGGACATGTTTTGCCTTTCTTTTGCATAA